gaattttcaaaaaagtttcgTAATAAGTTCACTAACCACATTGAACTTTATAATTTCGGTATTAAGGCCAATTTTTCAATGTAAATTGTGtccaaaatatttgaatacgtTTCAAATTACGTACCCATTCCAAACAATAACTTTAGCTCTGGCAATAGGTTCAGCGAAAATTTCTCTTGATTTAGGTCCGACATCAAGTCCCATCCAGCCGTCGGGTATGCCCGACTGTACGTCAGCAGTGCCAACCtgagaacaaaaaataatatcaccaattaaacaaaaattcaaataagAAGCTGATGGTGAGGCTAGTAGCTTTACAAATTACTTTACCGCATTTAGTCACTTGCGACCTAGCCGAGTTGCCATTAATACGTACATCTTTTGCCGCAAGGCATTAATCCTGCAGTCTTAGTCACCCATCTAAAATTGTTAGTAGTTGCAATGCTTACCTGTGCATTCTCGTCAAATTTATCAGCTGTGATGAAGTCAACAGGAAGGTGGACCTTTACATTGTTCTTGGCGGCCTTTTCCAAAAGCTTCGCGACGATCTTCGCTCCATCAGCATCATACAGCGAATTGCCGATCTAAAAACAGAAATTATCTGTAAAAATCCTAAAAGGAAATAGTTTTGTATTCcaatcaataattttgtattaatattttgcaGTAAACCAGTTGAAATTAGGTTACTGATGCTATCCTAGAGGTTTCAATGTAAGTCGATCAATTCTAGTACGAACTAGTTTTATTTGTAGTGCATTAGGATCAATCAGTGTATAGCCTTGGATGAACTACGTAATTTGTTCTGATAGCTTTTCATAGATCTAGCAACATTCTTTGATGTAGGTCATCTGAACTGGTACGAACTGGTCAAACTAGGTTAAGATAATGACCATTTTTATAGTATGAATATCTCACATAGAACTAGGATTGTTTTGAAGATATCTGCTATTTTAAGTTACAACCATAAATAGTTAAGTACTCAATAAGAAGTAAGCcactacaatattttatgacaGCAGATTTGTAAAAAAGTTGTCAAGCTAAATTGTTTATAATCTGTTGTAATTTAAACACagattattaattaaaacacacacacacagattAGAAATTAAGCTaggaaaaaagtattataactttttaaaataaatattgagaaataCTTACAGCCATGCCTTGAGTCTCCTTGAGGAAAGTGTAAGCCATGCCTCCACCAATGATCATCTCATTGACCTTGTCCAGCAAGTTCTCAATGAGCAAGATCTTGTCAGCTACTTTAGCACCACCCAGGATGGCAAGGAATGGCCTGGAAAATAAATGATCCAATATTTAATATGCTTTTATATAGATAGCTGAAAAGGACACAGTTTTTCACTACTATACATCTCTTTAtgcacttttttaaataatagaagtgttaaaacataaaattgtttatggAAGGGCAAAaggaaatatttaatgtatgtagtTGTAATAAGTTATAGGGCAGTAAGCCATAAGTTGTTAGTCAGTTGGTAGGAAGGAAAGTGATTAACATACCTTTCTGGCTCATGCAGGGCCTTGGCAAAGTACTGCAGTTCTTTCTTGAGAAGGAAGCCACTGGCTCTTTGGTCAAAGCCCTCGCCCATCATAGAGCTGTGAGCCCTGTGTGCCGTGCCTGTTAAAAAGAAGTTAATATTTAATGCTTGTGAAAACTTATGTAGTACATTGTTTAACTTATCTCTTGGCTATATCTTGATATGGTGATACTAATTTGCAATATAAAATGTTCAGTTAATTATTATTCCACCAAATATATTTCTGGTAtaatttttaagattatttactGTGATCGGTCATTGtacttagattttttaaagGGCATCTCCAACCATATCCCTTTTAAATCAAAgataagaacatattttttacttaccaAAAGCATCATTGATGTACACATCTCCCAGTTTCCTCAAGCTCTGTCTAAAAGCCTTGACTTTCTCCGGGTCAGCCTTCACTTTAGCACCAGAGGCATCAACACCTTTGCCTTCTTCTTCAACATGGAACCGGAGGTTCTCCAACAAGATAATGGAACCTGGTGCAGGGTCTGCACAAGCACCTTCAACCTCAGGGCCAACACAGTCTGACAGGAAAGTGACATccctgaaaattaaaaattctacTGTCATGTCACTaaccaataaaatgtaattttgttatctttgctattgttattgttaggtaaactttatctatttaataataattaaaataaatatatgtagacGATGATGCAATAAAGGATGTTATGACATTAATTTCTTACTTGTTCAGAAGTTTCTTGAGCTCTTCAGCGACCGGCTTCAAAGTGTATTTCAAGTTTGCTTGACCATCCGGCCTGCCCAGATGT
Above is a window of Anticarsia gemmatalis isolate Benzon Research Colony breed Stoneville strain chromosome 2, ilAntGemm2 primary, whole genome shotgun sequence DNA encoding:
- the Pgk gene encoding phosphoglycerate kinase, producing the protein MALNKLSIDALNLTGKRVLMRVDFNVPLKEGVITNNQRIVAALDSVKYALDKGAKSVVLMSHLGRPDGQANLKYTLKPVAEELKKLLNKDVTFLSDCVGPEVEGACADPAPGSIILLENLRFHVEEEGKGVDASGAKVKADPEKVKAFRQSLRKLGDVYINDAFGTAHRAHSSMMGEGFDQRASGFLLKKELQYFAKALHEPERPFLAILGGAKVADKILLIENLLDKVNEMIIGGGMAYTFLKETQGMAIGNSLYDADGAKIVAKLLEKAAKNNVKVHLPVDFITADKFDENAQVGTADVQSGIPDGWMGLDVGPKSREIFAEPIARAKVIVWNGPAGVFEFEKFAGGTRALMDGVVKATSNGTITIIGGGDTATCCAKWGTEDKVSHVSTGGGASLELLEGKVLPGVAALSDA